The DNA window GTAAGGTTCTTATAGGATATTATAAAAATACATATCTCTAATTCCGACATGTAATATTGCTCGCTGCATCAGTATCTAAGGTTTTTTGTTACTTCTATAAAAAACAAGCCTCCGGGAATCCCCGGAGGCTGAAGTCAAAGTCTACACTTTTAATAGTTACTATTGTGATTTGTGACAACAAAGTTATTTCGTTTTAAAAGTACCTTTTACAGAGCTTTTCAGCTCTGTAAAGATACTTAAGGATTGGATTGATATTGGCTTTGTATTGTGATAGATGTGTTTTTTAGAAAAATCCTTACAGGGTTTTTACGCCCTGTAAGAACAATTGCACCACTTGTGTTTTTACCACCAAATTTCTACTACCTTTATGTTAAAATCAAAATTTCTCTTTTAAACAGCATTGCCTTCGTCATTATTCGTCTGCTCTTTTGTTAATTCAAAGATAGGAACATATCCTATAAAAAAACGACAAAAAGGCTTAGATACATATCGCTGAGTTTGTAGATATAATTCTACAGAATAGCCGGAGCTTTTTAGCTGCTTAAGGATCGGATTGGTGTTGGGTTTGTGTTGTGACAGATGTGTTTTTTAAAAAATCCTTACAGGGTTTTTACGCCCTGTAAGAATAATTGCATCACTTGTGTTTTTTACCACCAAATTTCTACTACCTTTATGTTAAAATCAAAATTTCTTTTTTCAAACGGCATTAGCCTTCTTCATTATCCGCCTGCTCTTTTGTTAGTATAAAGGTAGGAACAGATGGGGTAAAAAAACGACAAAAACATTTAGATACATATCGCTGAGCCTGTAGATATAATTCTACAGAATAACCCAGATTCATTATACATCCGGAAACAGTCAGCTTTGTCTTACGATTTCAATCAGTTCTACCAGATTATCGATATTGAGTTTATCGAAAATCCTTTTCTTCATTGTACTTACGGTATTCTGCTTGACATTGAGCAGATTGGCAATCTCGAGATTACCATATCCTGAAGCATACATTCCGGCAATCTCTTTCTCTCTGTCGGTGAGGCATAGTAAAGGATCGATCAGATCCGGATTGCGAAGTGAGTTCATTAGCATCCTCTGCGTATCCTGGGAAATATATTCTCCGCAGGTAATCATTTTAAGGACTGCTTCTTTCACTTCTTCCTCTTCACTCATTTTACTGAGGAATCCGTCTGCACCGGCATTGATGAATTTAAGTGACTGTTTGTTCTCATCAGTACCCGTATAGATCAGGATTTTAATATCCGGCCTTATTTTTTTTACTTCCGGTAAGACATTCAGAAAATTCCCGTCGGGGAAACAGACATCTATAATGGCAATATCAATGGGATGGGTTTTAACGGTTTCTGTAATCTGCTGCAGGGTTGAAGCCTGATGCACCTTAAAGTCCGATGCTATTTCTTCGAGTATGAATATGATGCCCTGCCGTATGAGGCTGTGGTCATCCGCAAGGAGAAAGGTGATGGGTTTGTGATCCTTATGATTCATGGTGTATGGTTAAATGGATATAGAAAGACACGGTGGTTCCTTTGTTACGTTTGCTGGTGACGGATATATTCCCGGGGTACAGTGCAATGAGCTGCTTGCAGAGGCTGAGCCCGAGACCGGCGCCCAGGTTTTCCACCTCATCAGAAATGATGCCCTGATAATAAGGTTCGAAAATCTTCTCAAGATCCGATTCTGAGATACCAACGCCTGTGTCACTGATTATGGTATGCATGGCTACGGTTGCCTCATTGACAGGCTCAGTATATACCGTCACTTTAATCTGTCCGTTCTCGGTAAATTTATTGGCATTTCCGATAATGTTCATATAGATCTGGTTGATCTTGGTATTATCTGAAAAAACCACAAGGTCCGGAGCGATCCTCTCATCTATGATAAACCGGTTGTTCCTGGTCTCAATATAAGGTTCTATGGACGCCAGTATGGAGGTAATTTCATCTTTAAGGTTAAAAACAGCCGGAACCAGTTTATTTTCCACCTGATGGTTTTTGGTATACTCCAGGATCTGGTTAGCCTGCATCAGCAGCGTATTATTCGTGAAGCTTACGGATTTCAGATA is part of the Chryseobacterium camelliae genome and encodes:
- a CDS encoding response regulator transcription factor, which gives rise to MNHKDHKPITFLLADDHSLIRQGIIFILEEIASDFKVHQASTLQQITETVKTHPIDIAIIDVCFPDGNFLNVLPEVKKIRPDIKILIYTGTDENKQSLKFINAGADGFLSKMSEEEEVKEAVLKMITCGEYISQDTQRMLMNSLRNPDLIDPLLCLTDREKEIAGMYASGYGNLEIANLLNVKQNTVSTMKKRIFDKLNIDNLVELIEIVRQS